In a single window of the Aridibaculum aurantiacum genome:
- a CDS encoding response regulator, protein MSRYSNVLLVEDDPITIMVCDRIIKMSDFAQNVVSCENGKYAIDHIKRIIDEGKQFPEIIFLDINMPVMNGWDFLEEFEALKDMISPMPRIFILSSTVDPEDYKRAKSFTAVDNFISKPLSKEFLDDIK, encoded by the coding sequence ATGTCCAGATATTCTAACGTATTACTAGTAGAAGATGATCCGATAACAATAATGGTTTGCGACAGGATCATTAAAATGAGCGATTTTGCTCAAAATGTTGTTTCGTGCGAAAACGGTAAATATGCCATAGACCATATCAAACGTATAATAGACGAAGGCAAACAATTTCCAGAAATCATTTTCCTTGATATAAACATGCCGGTTATGAACGGCTGGGATTTCCTGGAAGAGTTTGAGGCATTGAAAGATATGATAAGCCCTATGCCTCGCATCTTCATTCTTTCTTCTACTGTAGACCCGGAAGATTACAAAAGAGCCAAATCATTTACAGCTGTAGATAATTTTATCTCGAAGCCACTGAGCAAAGAATTTTTAGATGATATAAAATAA
- a CDS encoding DNA recombination protein RmuC, with protein sequence MEVYILIAAMAIAVTAVVAYLLHNASVSKTVAAANEHIRQQELALQQAKQEKQQALANVNELLQRANKAESQNELLKQQYVAYTQLQEQHQQALSQVADLTANLKYMREKLDLQQNEMLRLREQFKLEFGEISNRILNEQSLRFTQANEEKLKLLLDPLKENLVAFKQKVEETYDKESKERFSLEKEVHRLVEMSKQVSQEANNLTTALKGNNKLQGNWGEMILEGLLENSGLTKGREFAVQEYIRDAAGNVIKDEQGKGLQPDIIIYYPDQRRVIIDSKVSLVAWEQCIGCDDKEQQVAFLKEHIRSVKQHIDGLSRKNYPKYAGALDYVLLFIPIEPAFLEAIKADVQLWKYAYDKKILLVSPTNLFSVLKIIADLWKVEQQQKHAVDIAEKAGALYEKFCGFIDNMELVGKRLAEANNSYNEAFKQLATGRGNLVNRVEELKKMGAKTAKQLPEKYLALE encoded by the coding sequence ATGGAAGTGTATATTCTAATAGCAGCTATGGCTATTGCAGTTACTGCGGTTGTTGCCTACCTGTTGCACAATGCATCTGTATCAAAAACTGTAGCTGCGGCTAACGAGCATATTCGTCAGCAAGAGTTAGCATTGCAACAGGCGAAACAGGAAAAGCAACAAGCTTTAGCTAATGTAAATGAGCTGCTGCAAAGGGCTAATAAAGCCGAAAGCCAGAATGAATTGTTGAAGCAACAATATGTGGCGTATACGCAATTGCAGGAGCAGCATCAACAAGCTTTGTCGCAGGTAGCAGACCTGACTGCAAACCTTAAGTATATGCGCGAAAAGCTTGACCTGCAGCAAAATGAAATGTTGCGACTGAGAGAACAATTCAAACTTGAATTTGGTGAGATCTCAAACAGGATACTGAACGAGCAATCGCTGCGATTTACTCAAGCCAACGAAGAGAAATTGAAACTCTTGCTTGACCCGCTGAAAGAGAACCTGGTAGCGTTTAAGCAAAAGGTAGAAGAGACGTATGATAAGGAATCCAAAGAAAGATTTTCGTTGGAAAAGGAGGTGCACAGGCTGGTAGAGATGAGCAAGCAGGTAAGCCAGGAAGCAAACAATCTTACCACTGCACTAAAAGGCAATAACAAGCTACAAGGCAACTGGGGCGAAATGATCCTGGAAGGATTGCTGGAGAACAGCGGCCTTACCAAAGGCAGGGAGTTCGCTGTGCAGGAATATATACGTGATGCAGCAGGCAATGTTATAAAAGATGAACAGGGAAAGGGTCTGCAACCTGACATCATCATTTACTACCCTGACCAGCGCAGGGTAATCATTGATTCTAAAGTGTCGCTGGTGGCGTGGGAGCAATGCATAGGTTGCGATGATAAGGAACAGCAGGTGGCGTTTCTTAAAGAACATATACGTTCTGTTAAGCAGCATATAGATGGCCTTAGCAGGAAGAACTATCCAAAGTATGCTGGCGCGTTAGATTACGTCTTGCTATTTATACCTATAGAGCCAGCATTTTTAGAAGCCATAAAAGCTGATGTACAACTTTGGAAATATGCTTACGATAAAAAGATTTTACTAGTTAGTCCTACCAACCTCTTCAGTGTGCTAAAGATAATTGCCGACCTGTGGAAGGTAGAGCAACAACAAAAGCATGCTGTAGACATTGCAGAAAAAGCGGGTGCATTGTACGAGAAGTTCTGCGGTTTTATAGACAATATGGAATTAGTGGGTAAGAGACTGGCTGAAGCTAACAATAGCTATAATGAAGCTTTCAAACAATTAGCAACGGGAAGAGGAAACCTGGTAAATCGTGTAGAAGAATTGAAGAAAATGGGTGCTAAAACTGCAAAGCAATTACCTGAAAAATACCTGGCGCTTGAATAA
- a CDS encoding TonB-dependent receptor, translating to MKKNFLLFILMLCAFTTYAQHTIRLSVKTSEEKTPLAGATVSISSIKQTAIADSMGIATFSGVAAGTYKVKVSFVGMEENEITIQVPQPDDTIVEVLLEEGEEHEEEEVIVTATRISRTIANIPTRVEVISGEELTEKGNMKPGDIRMLLNESTGIQTQQTSATSFNAGIRIQGLEGRYTQLLRDGYPMYSGFSGGLSILQIAPLDLRQVEVIKGAASTLYGGGAIAGLVNLVSKTPGNERELNFLANGTSAGGLDLSGFYSERYGKAGLTVFASRNSNAPFDPAAIGFTAIPKFERYTINPRLFLYGNKTTADVGVTYITEDRTGGSITYIKNGGNGFFEKNNTDRITTQFGIAHKLNEQFTLQFKNSYSRFNRVINIPAYTFDALQQSSFSELTWNRQGENADWIIGTNVITDNLKEQAQTTDPKRDYSFNTYGIFVQNAWNISEKVVLETGLRGDYVNEFGFELLPRVSAMFRVNPKLTTRIGGGYGYKTPTIFTEEAERRQFQNLLPIDLNNSKNERSIGGNWDINYRTTIGELGVSFNHLFFYTRLNNPLVMVGAPGGKVQFQNSTGYLDTKGTETNLRLTYDHFKLFIGYTFTDANTYFNNQQEWLPLTARHRLNNVLMYEIEDKLKLGLEAYHFSRQRLNDGTFGKSYWIMGFMAEKLWDNFSIFLNFENFTNTRQTRFDTIYTGSVSNPNFRDIYAPVEGFVVNGGVKIRL from the coding sequence ATGAAGAAAAATTTTCTGCTATTCATACTAATGCTTTGTGCATTTACTACATATGCGCAACACACCATCAGGTTATCAGTAAAAACAAGTGAAGAAAAGACACCTCTTGCAGGTGCTACCGTTTCTATTTCATCTATCAAACAAACTGCAATAGCAGATAGTATGGGTATAGCAACTTTCTCTGGTGTCGCTGCAGGAACCTATAAAGTGAAAGTGTCTTTTGTAGGGATGGAAGAGAATGAGATAACCATCCAGGTACCTCAGCCGGATGATACAATAGTGGAAGTGCTGTTAGAAGAAGGCGAAGAACACGAAGAAGAAGAGGTCATTGTAACAGCTACTCGTATCAGCCGTACCATTGCCAATATACCAACACGTGTCGAAGTCATATCGGGTGAAGAGTTAACTGAAAAAGGAAATATGAAACCTGGCGACATAAGGATGTTGCTTAACGAAAGCACCGGCATTCAAACACAACAAACTTCTGCAACATCTTTCAATGCAGGTATTCGTATACAAGGTTTGGAAGGAAGATATACCCAGCTGTTGAGAGATGGCTATCCCATGTATTCTGGTTTCTCTGGAGGTCTATCCATATTACAGATCGCACCACTCGACCTGCGACAGGTGGAGGTGATCAAAGGAGCTGCTTCTACATTGTACGGAGGCGGAGCTATAGCAGGTTTAGTAAATCTTGTAAGCAAGACGCCCGGCAATGAAAGAGAGTTGAACTTCCTGGCTAATGGTACATCTGCCGGAGGATTAGACCTAAGTGGGTTTTATAGTGAACGTTATGGAAAAGCAGGGCTGACAGTTTTTGCATCACGCAACAGCAATGCCCCTTTTGATCCTGCGGCAATTGGATTTACAGCTATACCAAAATTTGAACGATACACCATCAACCCACGGCTGTTCCTGTACGGCAACAAGACAACAGCAGATGTAGGTGTCACCTACATAACTGAAGACCGCACCGGTGGTAGTATCACTTATATCAAGAACGGCGGCAATGGCTTCTTTGAGAAGAACAATACAGACCGCATCACCACGCAGTTCGGCATTGCACACAAATTGAATGAGCAATTCACGCTGCAGTTCAAGAACAGCTATAGCAGGTTCAACAGGGTGATCAATATTCCTGCATATACTTTCGATGCTTTACAGCAATCTTCTTTTTCAGAACTTACCTGGAACAGGCAGGGAGAAAATGCCGACTGGATCATTGGTACAAACGTGATAACGGATAATTTGAAGGAGCAGGCGCAAACAACAGATCCTAAAAGAGACTATAGCTTCAACACCTATGGCATCTTTGTACAAAACGCCTGGAATATTTCTGAGAAGGTAGTTTTAGAAACAGGTTTAAGAGGCGATTATGTTAACGAATTTGGCTTTGAACTGTTGCCGCGTGTATCTGCCATGTTTAGAGTAAATCCAAAACTCACCACCCGCATTGGCGGTGGCTATGGTTATAAAACACCTACTATTTTTACAGAAGAAGCAGAACGTCGCCAGTTCCAGAACCTCCTGCCTATCGATCTGAACAACTCAAAAAATGAACGTTCTATCGGAGGTAACTGGGACATCAATTATCGCACTACAATTGGTGAACTCGGTGTAAGCTTCAATCATTTGTTTTTTTACACCAGGCTAAACAACCCGCTGGTGATGGTTGGCGCTCCTGGTGGCAAGGTGCAGTTTCAAAATTCTACAGGCTACCTTGACACTAAAGGAACAGAAACCAACCTGCGCCTGACCTACGACCACTTCAAACTGTTCATAGGTTATACGTTTACCGATGCCAATACCTACTTCAACAACCAGCAGGAATGGCTGCCGCTAACTGCACGCCACCGCCTCAACAATGTGCTGATGTACGAAATAGAAGATAAACTAAAGCTTGGCCTGGAAGCATACCACTTTAGCAGGCAAAGATTGAATGATGGCACATTCGGCAAGTCGTACTGGATCATGGGTTTCATGGCCGAAAAACTGTGGGATAACTTTTCCATCTTCCTCAACTTCGAAAACTTCACCAACACCCGCCAAACCAGGTTCGATACCATCTACACCGGCTCTGTCAGCAATCCTAACTTCAGGGACATCTATGCACCGGTAGAAGGTTTTGTTGTAAATGGTGGCGTGAAGATCAGGTTGTAG
- a CDS encoding SDR family oxidoreductase yields MKIAITGASGQLGRIVVSKLKEKLAADNIVAMARTTSKAEDLGVELRHADYSIPGTLDTALAGVDTLLLISSSEIGQRAAQHRNTIEAAKNAGVKWIVYTSLLHADTSTLSLAGEHLETEATLKQAGIPYTILRNGWYTENYTGSIGGALAGGAFIGSAGEGKISGAARADYAEAAVAVLTGEGHQGKVYELAGDESFTLTDLAAEISKQTGKDIPYKNLPEEEYASILSSFGIPEGFAKAIAGWDTSAANGDLYDNSRQLSSLIGRPTTSLSATVAEALKTS; encoded by the coding sequence ATGAAAATAGCCATCACAGGAGCATCAGGACAACTGGGTCGCATAGTAGTAAGTAAGCTAAAGGAAAAATTAGCTGCCGATAATATTGTGGCCATGGCACGCACTACATCTAAAGCGGAAGATCTTGGTGTAGAACTAAGACATGCTGACTACTCTATTCCCGGCACGCTGGATACAGCGCTTGCGGGTGTAGATACGCTTTTGCTTATTTCTTCCAGCGAAATTGGACAAAGAGCAGCACAGCACCGCAACACAATAGAAGCTGCCAAAAACGCCGGCGTGAAATGGATCGTCTACACCAGTTTGTTACATGCTGACACTTCCACGCTTAGTCTTGCAGGAGAGCACCTTGAAACTGAAGCTACATTGAAACAAGCAGGCATACCTTATACCATCCTGCGCAATGGCTGGTATACCGAAAACTATACAGGATCTATTGGAGGTGCTTTGGCAGGCGGTGCATTTATAGGCAGCGCTGGCGAAGGAAAAATATCAGGCGCTGCCAGGGCTGATTATGCAGAAGCTGCAGTTGCTGTGTTAACAGGAGAAGGTCACCAGGGCAAAGTCTATGAGCTTGCTGGTGACGAGTCATTTACCTTAACTGATCTTGCCGCCGAAATTTCAAAGCAAACTGGTAAGGATATTCCGTATAAGAATCTTCCAGAGGAAGAGTATGCAAGTATACTTTCAAGCTTTGGAATTCCTGAAGGATTTGCAAAAGCCATAGCCGGGTGGGATACTAGTGCTGCTAACGGTGACTTGTATGATAACAGCCGTCAACTATCTTCTTTGATAGGAAGACCTACTACTTCATTGTCGGCAACCGTAGCCGAAGCATTGAAAACTAGTTAA
- a CDS encoding heavy-metal-associated domain-containing protein has protein sequence MTHTYNIAGMTCGKCVAKAKSQLLMLGDVTSADVQLTAPQATITMQKHIPVAKLQDALTKAGNYTITEADGGMHHAAPAEETGSWLETYKPILLIGAYITGATLLIEAINDRFNWHSWMENFMAVFFLVFSFFKLSNLRGFAESYSSYDIIAKRWFGWGYVYPFIELSLGIAYLINFNPVLTNAVTFVVMGISIIGVLQSVLNKRKIQCACLGAVFNLPMSTITIIEDALMIAMSGVMLLMML, from the coding sequence ATGACACACACCTATAACATAGCCGGAATGACCTGTGGCAAATGTGTAGCAAAAGCAAAAAGCCAGTTGCTAATGTTAGGAGACGTAACATCAGCAGACGTTCAGCTAACAGCACCACAGGCTACTATTACTATGCAGAAACATATCCCTGTTGCGAAACTACAGGATGCATTGACCAAGGCAGGGAATTATACCATTACAGAAGCGGACGGAGGCATGCACCACGCAGCACCTGCCGAAGAAACAGGATCATGGTTGGAAACATATAAGCCCATCCTTTTAATTGGTGCATATATCACTGGAGCTACATTATTGATAGAAGCAATCAATGACAGGTTCAACTGGCACTCGTGGATGGAGAATTTCATGGCTGTTTTCTTTTTGGTTTTCTCATTCTTCAAGCTATCGAACCTGCGAGGTTTTGCTGAGAGCTATTCATCTTATGACATCATTGCTAAAAGATGGTTTGGGTGGGGTTATGTTTATCCTTTTATCGAGCTTAGCCTCGGCATTGCCTACCTGATCAACTTCAATCCAGTACTTACCAATGCAGTCACTTTTGTAGTAATGGGTATCAGCATCATTGGAGTGCTGCAAAGTGTTTTGAACAAAAGAAAAATTCAATGTGCCTGTTTAGGTGCAGTTTTCAATCTTCCTATGAGCACCATTACCATTATTGAAGATGCTTTGATGATAGCCATGAGCGGTGTGATGCTATTGATGATGTTATAA
- a CDS encoding helix-turn-helix domain-containing protein, which produces MHLYIKNMVCNRCINVVEQELQKLQIGSCKVTLGEVETSEVLPKEKIEQLEKNLQVYGFELLDNSKQQLIEKIKNIIIQQVHYKQDGNNLNFSDILSKSLHKDYSYLSSLFSEVEGITIEKYLINQKIEKVKELIIYDELSLSEIAYQLGYSSIAHLSSQFKKVTGLTPTHFKKVGQNKRKPLDGI; this is translated from the coding sequence ATGCACCTTTATATCAAGAACATGGTATGCAATCGCTGTATAAATGTAGTAGAACAGGAACTACAAAAGCTACAGATAGGTAGCTGCAAAGTGACATTGGGTGAGGTAGAAACAAGTGAAGTACTGCCAAAAGAAAAGATAGAGCAGCTTGAAAAGAACCTCCAGGTTTATGGGTTCGAGTTGTTGGACAACAGCAAACAGCAGCTGATAGAAAAGATAAAAAACATCATAATCCAGCAAGTACACTATAAACAGGATGGAAACAACCTGAACTTTTCAGATATACTTTCTAAATCGCTACATAAAGACTACTCCTACCTGAGCAGCCTGTTTTCAGAAGTTGAAGGCATAACCATTGAGAAATACCTGATCAATCAAAAGATCGAGAAAGTGAAAGAGCTCATCATCTATGATGAATTGAGCCTTTCAGAAATAGCTTACCAATTAGGCTATAGCAGCATTGCGCATCTTTCATCGCAGTTCAAAAAAGTTACAGGTTTAACCCCAACCCATTTCAAAAAAGTAGGGCAAAATAAACGGAAGCCTTTAGATGGGATTTAG
- a CDS encoding NAD(P)-dependent alcohol dehydrogenase, with translation MNELNISRRNPTPHDVEIEILFCGVCHSDLHTARNEWHSTIYPCVPGHEIVGRVVSVGNHVKKFKVGDHAAVGCMVDSCRQCDYCEEGLEQYCEVGNTGTYNSLDKFLGTQTYGGYSESIVVDEAFVLRVPENLDLAATAPLLCAGITTYSPLKHWNVGPGKKVGVVGLGGLGHMGVKIAKAMGAEVIVYTTSPSKVEDAKRLGADDVILSKDEEQMKRYAGKLHFVLDAVSAQHDINAYLNLLRVDGSLALVGAPEQPLPVAAFSLIPYRRSFAGSMIGGIAETKEMLDFCGKHNIISDIEMINIQQVNEAYERLLKGDVKYRFVIDMASLKR, from the coding sequence TTGAATGAACTGAACATTAGCAGGCGTAATCCTACTCCACATGATGTGGAGATAGAGATATTGTTCTGTGGTGTATGTCACTCAGACCTGCACACAGCAAGAAATGAATGGCATAGCACCATCTATCCTTGTGTGCCCGGTCATGAGATTGTAGGTAGAGTTGTAAGTGTAGGCAATCATGTAAAGAAGTTTAAGGTTGGCGATCATGCAGCGGTTGGATGTATGGTAGATAGCTGCAGGCAATGTGATTATTGCGAAGAAGGATTAGAACAATATTGTGAAGTAGGAAATACCGGGACTTATAATTCGCTTGATAAATTCCTCGGCACGCAAACCTATGGTGGTTATTCAGAGAGCATTGTAGTGGATGAAGCGTTTGTATTGCGTGTACCGGAGAATCTTGACCTGGCAGCCACTGCGCCTTTATTATGTGCAGGCATTACAACATATTCACCATTGAAGCATTGGAATGTGGGTCCTGGAAAAAAAGTAGGTGTAGTTGGACTGGGAGGATTAGGACATATGGGAGTAAAGATTGCTAAGGCAATGGGTGCAGAAGTGATTGTTTACACCACTTCTCCTTCAAAGGTAGAAGATGCAAAACGCCTAGGAGCTGATGATGTCATTCTTTCAAAAGATGAGGAACAAATGAAACGTTATGCTGGTAAACTTCATTTTGTTTTAGATGCGGTATCTGCACAGCATGATATAAATGCTTACCTGAACTTATTGCGCGTAGATGGCTCATTAGCTTTAGTAGGTGCGCCAGAACAACCGCTACCTGTAGCAGCATTTAGCCTCATCCCATATCGCAGAAGCTTTGCAGGATCTATGATCGGTGGCATTGCTGAAACAAAGGAGATGCTTGACTTCTGCGGCAAACACAATATCATTTCCGACATAGAAATGATCAACATCCAGCAGGTAAATGAAGCCTATGAACGTTTGCTGAAGGGTGATGTGAAATATCGCTTTGTGATTGATATGGCATCTTTGAAAAGGTAG
- a CDS encoding MBL fold metallo-hydrolase, whose protein sequence is MKRFLKIFTRIMIVFFSIALVLVVVAVIYMQQPMFGAKPAGKRLEKMMASPNYKNGSFVNRSHTPSLTEGHSMIKVMFNFLFGKGPGTTPKVPIPSIHTDLKNLPPGDWLVWFGHSSYFIQADGMKVLVDPVFSGNASPVSFTTKAFEGTDVYGADDLPAIDYLFITHDHYDHLDYETIKKLKGKVQKVICGLGVGAHLEKWGFKPADIIEMDWDTAIELQHGVQVHGLTARHFSGRTFKRDQTLWMSFLLQTPNRKIYIGGDSGFDKHFKEIGALHGPIDFAILENGQYNEAWKAIHFLPGENLQAAIDLQAKRLMPVHSAKFALALHDWDEPLKEIIERNKKVGLPLVTPKIGELVNLNDSAQVFTEWWKSVGAK, encoded by the coding sequence ATGAAGAGATTTTTAAAAATATTCACCCGGATCATGATCGTATTTTTTTCTATAGCATTGGTACTGGTAGTAGTTGCCGTTATCTATATGCAGCAGCCAATGTTTGGTGCAAAGCCTGCAGGTAAAAGGCTTGAAAAGATGATGGCCTCTCCTAACTACAAAAATGGGTCTTTCGTAAATCGTTCCCATACACCATCACTTACCGAAGGCCATTCCATGATCAAGGTGATGTTCAACTTTCTTTTTGGTAAAGGACCAGGCACCACGCCTAAAGTTCCTATACCTTCTATCCATACTGATCTGAAAAATCTTCCTCCAGGCGATTGGCTGGTATGGTTTGGTCATTCATCTTATTTTATACAGGCTGATGGAATGAAGGTTTTAGTTGACCCTGTTTTTAGTGGCAATGCTTCGCCTGTTTCATTTACAACAAAAGCTTTTGAGGGAACAGATGTTTATGGAGCGGACGATCTACCGGCTATAGACTACCTGTTCATTACCCATGATCATTATGACCATCTCGATTATGAGACCATAAAAAAGTTGAAGGGTAAAGTACAGAAAGTGATCTGTGGTCTTGGTGTAGGCGCTCACTTGGAAAAATGGGGTTTTAAGCCGGCGGATATAATTGAAATGGATTGGGACACTGCAATTGAATTGCAGCATGGCGTACAAGTTCACGGATTGACAGCACGGCATTTTTCAGGAAGAACATTTAAACGGGATCAAACGCTATGGATGTCATTTTTGCTACAAACGCCTAACAGGAAAATCTATATTGGTGGAGACAGTGGCTTTGATAAACACTTTAAGGAGATTGGAGCCCTGCATGGTCCAATTGATTTTGCCATATTGGAGAATGGACAATACAACGAAGCATGGAAAGCAATACATTTTCTGCCAGGCGAGAACCTGCAGGCAGCAATAGACCTGCAAGCGAAACGACTGATGCCGGTGCATTCAGCCAAATTTGCTTTGGCATTGCATGATTGGGATGAACCACTAAAAGAAATAATTGAGCGAAACAAAAAGGTTGGCTTGCCTTTGGTTACACCTAAAATAGGCGAACTGGTTAACTTAAATGATAGTGCACAGGTTTTCACCGAATGGTGGAAAAGCGTAGGTGCAAAATAA
- a CDS encoding thermonuclease family protein translates to MIHFDGLYKVLRVVDGDGFIGAHFISNEVVEFRLLGIDAPEIKVCKKLKQDEKELHLPGSLLIELGSIAAAYFRSAVPVDTLVHIKQESRNMADKYGRKLCYAYRQDGSCINELLVAEGYAKPYCNVYCNQLPTYQLLNTFAKQQSKGLYSIVEKF, encoded by the coding sequence ATGATACACTTTGATGGACTTTATAAGGTTTTGCGTGTCGTTGATGGAGATGGCTTCATTGGTGCTCATTTTATTTCAAATGAAGTAGTTGAATTTAGGTTGTTGGGTATAGATGCACCCGAGATAAAAGTTTGTAAAAAGTTGAAGCAGGATGAAAAAGAACTGCATTTGCCTGGCAGTTTACTGATTGAATTAGGCAGCATTGCAGCCGCTTATTTTCGTTCCGCTGTTCCAGTTGATACTTTGGTTCATATAAAACAAGAAAGCCGAAATATGGCAGATAAATACGGTAGAAAACTATGTTATGCCTACCGACAGGATGGAAGCTGCATAAACGAATTATTAGTTGCTGAAGGATACGCAAAACCGTACTGCAATGTCTATTGCAACCAGTTGCCCACGTACCAATTATTGAATACATTTGCAAAGCAACAGAGCAAAGGTCTTTACAGCATTGTCGAAAAGTTCTAA
- a CDS encoding GNAT family N-acetyltransferase → MEHIEVRKIALSDIDQLQEIGRQTFYETFSSGNTEENMTKYLEEGFSREKLTAELTDPNSEFYFATLDNKIIGYLKLNFGQSQTELQDDKSLEIERIYVLKKFHGKKVGQVLYEKAMEIASQKNADYVWLGVWEKNPRAINFYKKNGFVEFDKHVFKLGDDEQTDIMMKLQLNAK, encoded by the coding sequence ATGGAACACATTGAAGTAAGGAAAATAGCATTAAGCGATATTGACCAGTTGCAAGAAATTGGCAGGCAAACTTTCTATGAGACTTTTTCTTCTGGAAATACGGAAGAGAATATGACCAAATATTTAGAAGAAGGGTTTTCAAGAGAAAAGTTGACTGCTGAACTTACTGACCCTAACTCGGAATTTTATTTTGCTACACTTGACAATAAGATTATTGGTTACCTAAAGTTGAACTTTGGTCAGTCGCAAACGGAGTTGCAAGATGATAAATCTCTTGAAATAGAAAGGATATATGTACTGAAGAAATTTCATGGCAAGAAAGTGGGGCAAGTACTTTACGAGAAAGCAATGGAGATTGCAAGTCAGAAGAATGCAGACTATGTTTGGTTAGGAGTATGGGAAAAAAACCCAAGAGCAATCAACTTTTACAAGAAGAATGGCTTTGTTGAATTTGACAAGCATGTATTCAAATTAGGCGATGACGAGCAGACGGACATAATGATGAAACTACAGTTGAACGCCAAATAA
- a CDS encoding response regulator yields MAMTVSVQLDGSSATYEVKHEIDGVYKATLLSNAFLISLHFPKKIILIRSNEGWTSDCPMKAIGLKIGQKISEHEGSSILPNIKAEVNLLNSEQPITTVVPCTILIIDDDEDDVAILSEAFTQCGVDGVHYVFSGMKAFMYLQGVEPDCLPKLIITDHFLPGMTGAEFLKDLKGMEKYKHIHVVVLSTTKSEKEIEKYREMGALDYLIKPTSYDDYVRVAADMKSRAGL; encoded by the coding sequence ATGGCAATGACAGTTTCTGTGCAGTTAGACGGTTCTTCTGCGACCTATGAAGTAAAGCATGAAATAGACGGCGTCTACAAGGCAACACTTCTAAGTAATGCCTTTCTAATATCCCTTCACTTTCCGAAAAAGATTATCCTGATTAGGTCAAATGAGGGATGGACATCTGATTGCCCCATGAAGGCAATTGGTTTGAAGATTGGTCAGAAAATCAGTGAACATGAAGGTTCATCTATACTTCCCAACATAAAGGCTGAAGTTAATCTGCTCAACAGTGAGCAACCAATCACCACTGTGGTTCCTTGTACAATTTTGATTATCGACGATGATGAAGATGATGTTGCAATTTTGTCAGAAGCCTTTACACAATGTGGTGTTGATGGGGTTCATTATGTTTTTTCGGGCATGAAGGCTTTTATGTACCTGCAAGGGGTAGAGCCTGATTGTTTGCCTAAACTTATTATTACAGACCACTTTTTGCCTGGAATGACCGGGGCAGAGTTCCTGAAAGATTTGAAAGGGATGGAAAAGTATAAACATATTCATGTGGTCGTACTATCTACTACCAAGTCCGAAAAGGAAATAGAAAAGTACAGAGAAATGGGAGCACTTGATTACTTAATCAAACCTACCAGC